The following proteins come from a genomic window of Triticum aestivum cultivar Chinese Spring chromosome 6A, IWGSC CS RefSeq v2.1, whole genome shotgun sequence:
- the LOC123128690 gene encoding putative lipase C4A8.10, with protein MPASSRLCAYATCSLAASPVPTPPSPPLRCRRRRRHRRLASSMGQSTSSPSGSGRSRGDSRWPALRLDLGLPPGRKQRPAGERLNLGDRLRRALSRPSPRNTEVEIEAEEEGRDAGNRVEVEAGGAEADHLVVMVNGLYGSSADWRFAAEQFVKRLPGKVYVHRSECNHSKLTYDGVDIMGERLAEEVHQVVQRKRNLRKISVVAHSLGGLISRYAIGRLYEESTSEEPCLNMEKHSDQESMYRGGKIAGLEPMNFIASATPHLGSRWNKQLPFLFGVPLLEQTAAETAHLIVGRTGKHLFLSDRDDGKPPLLVRMVEDGDDGKFMSALRSFKRRVAYANITYDHIVGWSTSSIRRQHELPKLELEANNEKYPHVIHVDTANSEGTQQEDSVDTSLTDSPEEEMIRGLTQVTWERVDVCFHESRLKYNAHYNIQVRTPMNLEGEDVIYHMIDNFLV; from the exons ATGCCCGCCTCCTCCAGGCTCTGCGCTTACGCCACGTGCTCCCTCGCGGCCTCCCCCGTCCCcacccccccttccccaccccttcgctgccgccgccgccgccgccaccgccgactcgCCTCCTCCATGGGCCAGTCCACGAGCTCGCCCTCGGGCAGCGGCCGCAGCCGCGGCGACTCCCGGTGGCCGGCGCTCCGGCTCGATCTAGGGTTGCCGCCCGGCCGCAAGCAGAGGCCGGCAGGCGAGAGGCTGAATTTGGGGGACCGGCTGCGCCGCGCGCTGTCGCGGCCGTCGCCCCGGAACACGGAGGTGGAGattgaggccgaggaggaggggcgaGACGCTGGGAACCGCGTGGAGGTGGAGGCCGGCGGCGCCGAGGCCGATCACCTCGTCGTCATGGTTAACGGCCTCTACGGAAG TTCGGCGGATTGGAGGTTTGCAGCAGAGCAGTTCGTGAAGAGGCTGCCGGGGAAAGTCTATGTGCATC GTAGTGAGTGCAATCATTCAAAGTTAACATACGATGGAGTTGATATAATGGGCGAAAGACTGGCTGAAGAG GTACACCAAGTTGTCCAGAGAAAAAGAAATTTGCGGAAAATCTCTGTTGTTGCTCATTCACTTGGTGGATTGATTTCAAGATATGCAATTGGAAGACTCTATGAAGAATCAACAAGCGAAGAGCCATGCCTTAATATGGAGAAGCATTCTGACCAAGAAAGTATGTACAGAGGCGGTAAAATAGCTGGCTTAGAACCAATGAACTTTATTGCGTCAGCTACACCACACCTGGGCTCCAGGTGGAATAAACAA CTGCCCTTCCTTTTTGGTGTTCCACTTTTGGAACAAACCGCTGCAGAAACTGCACATCTTATAGTTGGGAGAACGGGTAAACACTTGTTCCTCTCGGACAGGGACGATGGGAAGCCTCCACTTCTCGTGCGAATGGTTGAAGACGGCGATGATGGGAAATTCAT GTCAGCTTTGCGCTCTTTTAAGCGCCGTGTTGCGTATGCAAATATAACATATGACC ACATAGTTGGTTGGAGCACATCGTCGATTCGTCGTCAACATGAGTTACCGAAA CTTGAGTTAGAAGCAAATAATGAGAAGTACCCGCATGTTATCCATGTCGATACTGCTAACTCAGAGGGCACTCAGCAAGAGGATTCTGTAGACACTTCACTCACGGATAGCCCTGAAG AGGAGATGATCCGTGGCCTTACACAAGTGACCTGGGAACGGGTCGATGTATGCTTTCATGAGAGCCGGCTAAAATACAATGCGCATTACAATATCCAG GTCAGGACCCCAATGAACTTGGAGGGAGAAGATGTCATCTACCATATGATAGACAATTTTCTAGTCTAG